Proteins found in one Lepisosteus oculatus isolate fLepOcu1 chromosome 22, fLepOcu1.hap2, whole genome shotgun sequence genomic segment:
- the LOC107079703 gene encoding uncharacterized protein isoform X1, with translation MLSRIVTLFVCLADIPLGRAPYDTHMDLLLCFFVSFRARRICDKLKERCTSLRRPPMESMEEFDRESPMVMTFCQLLSEDEFEEQGLSYTERALRDLFLTMERQPELCERVVRRRKQAELERGAVGTAIRAKFFSAVEGQMNRCNAVGGQELRQHVARLREEMEKVQLYAQEAKHAARRTSRRLQDRKRKMQDGGAPAVCPPPPPPAPPLPPSTPQPGAQTPLRDQANVRRGEFQVAATPDLLDSYGLSRLNRPGRRRPSGAADCPLLPSGRNSCVDPPAPPDLGDPHADIRTAILACNPLKRLKATGIERSPGGTPICTPRRSRLAGGQESSPASAFNTALLSKFRSAQSPAPGAPPADSPGSSCSDGSGFTTPPGSP, from the exons ATGTTGAGCAGGATCGTTACTTTATTTGTCTGCTTAGCGGATATCCCTCTTGGCAGAGCGCCTTACGACACGCACATGGATttattgttatgtttttttgtttcttttcgtGCGAGAAGAATCTGTGATAAACTGAAAGAAAGATGCACGTCTCTCCGCAGGCCCCCGATGGAAAGCATGGAGGAGTTCGACAGAGAGAGCCCGATGGTCATGACCTTCTGCCAGCTGCTGTCGGAGGACGAGTTCGAGGAGCAGGGCTTGTCCTACACGGAGCGCGCCCTGCGCGACCTCTTCCTCACCATGGAGCGCCAGCCCGAGCTGTGCGAGCGCGTCGTGCGCCGCAGGAAGCAGGCGGAGCTGGAGCGCGGCGCCGTGGGCACTGCCATCAgg GCCAAGTTCTTCTCGGCGGTGGAGGGCCAGATGAACCGCTGTAACGCCGTGGGCGGGCAGGAGCTGCGGCAGCACGTGGCGCGGCTGCGGGAGGAGATGGAGAAGGTGCAGCTCTACGCCCAAG AGGCCAAGCACGCGGCCCGGAGGACCTCCCGGCGGCTGCAGGACAGGAAGCGGAAGATGCAGGATGGGGGGGCTCCGGCGGTGTGtcccccaccccctcctcctGCGCCCCCCCTGCCCCCCAGCACCCCACAGCCCGGGGCCCAGACTCCCCTGAGGGATCAGGCCAACGTCAGGAGG GGCGAGTTTCAGGTGGCCGCGACCCCCGACCTGCTGGACAGCTACGGCCTCTCCAGGCTCAACCGGCCAGGCAGGAG AAGGCCCAGTGGTGCTGCTGACTGTCCACTCCTCCCCTCTGGCCGAAACAGCTGTGTGGATCCGCCGGCCCCGCCAGATCTGGGTGACCCCCACGCCGACATCCGCACCGCGATTCTCGCCTGTAACCCCCTGAAGAGGCTGAAGGCGACGGGCATCGAGAG GTCTCCGGGAGGCACCCCGATCTGCACCCCCCGTAGGAGCCGGCTGGCCGGGGGCCAGGAGAGCTCCCCTGCCTCTGCCTTCAACACGGCGCTGCTGTCCAAGTTCAGGAGCGCCCAGAGCCCGGCTCCGGGGGCCCCCCCCGCCGACTCCCCGGGCAGCAGCTGCAGCGACGGCTCTGGGTTCACCACCCCCCCGGGATCACCCTGA
- the LOC107079703 gene encoding uncharacterized protein isoform X2, whose amino-acid sequence MLSRIVTLFVCLADIPLGRAPYDTHMDLLLCFFVSFRARRICDKLKERCTSLRRPPMESMEEFDRESPMVMTFCQLLSEDEFEEQGLSYTERALRDLFLTMERQPELCERVVRRRKQAELERGAVGTAIRAKFFSAVEGQMNRCNAVGGQELRQHVARLREEMEKVQLYAQEAKHAARRTSRRLQDRKRKMQDGGAPAVCPPPPPPAPPLPPSTPQPGAQTPLRDQANVRRGEFQVAATPDLLDSYGLSRLNRPGRSCVDPPAPPDLGDPHADIRTAILACNPLKRLKATGIERSPGGTPICTPRRSRLAGGQESSPASAFNTALLSKFRSAQSPAPGAPPADSPGSSCSDGSGFTTPPGSP is encoded by the exons ATGTTGAGCAGGATCGTTACTTTATTTGTCTGCTTAGCGGATATCCCTCTTGGCAGAGCGCCTTACGACACGCACATGGATttattgttatgtttttttgtttcttttcgtGCGAGAAGAATCTGTGATAAACTGAAAGAAAGATGCACGTCTCTCCGCAGGCCCCCGATGGAAAGCATGGAGGAGTTCGACAGAGAGAGCCCGATGGTCATGACCTTCTGCCAGCTGCTGTCGGAGGACGAGTTCGAGGAGCAGGGCTTGTCCTACACGGAGCGCGCCCTGCGCGACCTCTTCCTCACCATGGAGCGCCAGCCCGAGCTGTGCGAGCGCGTCGTGCGCCGCAGGAAGCAGGCGGAGCTGGAGCGCGGCGCCGTGGGCACTGCCATCAgg GCCAAGTTCTTCTCGGCGGTGGAGGGCCAGATGAACCGCTGTAACGCCGTGGGCGGGCAGGAGCTGCGGCAGCACGTGGCGCGGCTGCGGGAGGAGATGGAGAAGGTGCAGCTCTACGCCCAAG AGGCCAAGCACGCGGCCCGGAGGACCTCCCGGCGGCTGCAGGACAGGAAGCGGAAGATGCAGGATGGGGGGGCTCCGGCGGTGTGtcccccaccccctcctcctGCGCCCCCCCTGCCCCCCAGCACCCCACAGCCCGGGGCCCAGACTCCCCTGAGGGATCAGGCCAACGTCAGGAGG GGCGAGTTTCAGGTGGCCGCGACCCCCGACCTGCTGGACAGCTACGGCCTCTCCAGGCTCAACCGGCCAGGCAGGAG CTGTGTGGATCCGCCGGCCCCGCCAGATCTGGGTGACCCCCACGCCGACATCCGCACCGCGATTCTCGCCTGTAACCCCCTGAAGAGGCTGAAGGCGACGGGCATCGAGAG GTCTCCGGGAGGCACCCCGATCTGCACCCCCCGTAGGAGCCGGCTGGCCGGGGGCCAGGAGAGCTCCCCTGCCTCTGCCTTCAACACGGCGCTGCTGTCCAAGTTCAGGAGCGCCCAGAGCCCGGCTCCGGGGGCCCCCCCCGCCGACTCCCCGGGCAGCAGCTGCAGCGACGGCTCTGGGTTCACCACCCCCCCGGGATCACCCTGA
- the sirt4 gene encoding NAD-dependent protein lipoamidase sirtuin-4, mitochondrial, whose translation MVKMALLSLLPAATGGGAGPRSRRCWRLCSSAAGAAASPDFVPASGPLSSAELERLQDFVSRSRRLFLITGAGLSTESGIPDYRSEGVGLYARTGRRPVQHAEFLKSPRARQRYWARNFVGWPQFSGRQPNAAHLALRSWEALGRLHWLVTQNVDALHSKAGQRRLTELHGCSHRVVCLGCGQPSPREALQARLRALNPGWAAEAGGVAPDGDVLLTDEQVRHFRVAPCEACGGVLKPAVTFFGDTVDRATVSFVHQRLGEADALLVAGSSLQVYSGYRFLLAASERKLPIAILNIGPTRADRLASVRVSARCGEVLPSILPL comes from the exons ATGGTTAAG ATGGCGCTCCTGTCCCTGTTGCCCGCGGCGACAGGCGGCGGGGCCGGCCCGCGGTCTCGGCGCTGCTGGAGGCTCTGCTCGTCCGCGGCGGGGGCGGCGGCCAGCCCGGATTTCGTTCCCGCCAGCGGCCCCCTCTCCTCCGCCGAGCTGGAGCGGCTGCAGGACTTCGTGTCCCGCTCCAGGCGGCTCTTCCTGATCACCGGCGCCGGCCTCTCCACGGAGTCCGGCATCCCGGACTACCGCTCGGAGGGCGTCGGGCTGTACGCGCGGACGGGGCGCCGCCCGGTCCAGCACGCCGAGTTCCTGAAGAGCCCCCGGGCCCGGCAGCGGTACTGGGCGCGGAACTTCGTGGGCTGGCCCCAGTTCTCCGGCCGCCAGCCCAACGCGGCACACCTGGCTCTGCGCAGCTGGGAGGCGCTGGGGAGGCTCCACTGGCTGGTGACGCAGAACGTGGATGCCCTGCACTCCAAGGCCGGACAGCGGCGGCTCACGGAGCTGCACGGCTGCTCCCACAG GGTGGTGTGCCTGGGCTGTGGGCAGCCGTCGCCGCGGGAGGCCCTGCAGGCCCGCCTGCGCGCCCTGAACCCGGGCTGGGCCGCCGAGGCGGGGGGCGTGGCGCCGGACGGCGACGTGCTCCTGACGGACGAGCAGGTGCGGCACTTCCGCGTGGCGCCGTGCGAGGCCTGCGGCGGCGTGCTCAAGCCCGCCGTCACCTTCTTCGGGGACACCGTGGACCGGGCCACCGTGAGCTTCGTCCATCAGAGGCTGGGGGAGGCGGACGCGCTGCTGGTGGCCGGCTCGTCACTGCAG GTGTACTCTGGGTACAGGTTCCTCCTGGCGGCCAGCGAACGCAAGCTGCCCATCGCCATCCTCAACATCGGCCCCACCAGGGCTGACCGCCTGGCCAGCGTGAGGGTCAGCGCGCGCTGCGGGGAGGTGCTGCCCAGCATCCTGCCCctctga
- the scarb1 gene encoding scavenger receptor class B member 1 isoform X1 encodes MVLSRTKLALGLGVSGVLTAVFGTILVFVGPIVIDQQIVKNVQIDPSNSMSYTMWKDIPVPFFMSVYFFHILNPEEILRGEKPMVEQRGPYVYREYRQKHNITFHDNKTVSYREYRQYHFWRNMSVGNESDVVTVPNMLVLGAAVMMEDMPYFVRIMVSTTFKAFKEGPFLTKTVGELMWGYESKLVDFLKQYFPNMMPVEGKFGLFAEFNNSNTGLFTVFTGVDDIRKVHKVDSWNGLKEVNYWNSRQCNMINGTAGQMWPPFMTKETTLPFYSPDACRSMDLEYQRPGEVAGIPIFRYVAPKTLFANGTDYPPNEGFCPCRQSGIMNVSTCRHDSPSFLSHPHFLNGDPVLREFVLGLSPSEEEHGLFIDIHPETGVPVNVSIKLQLNLFIKSVSGITETGKISPVVIPMLWFAESGFIEGSVLTTFYNNLVLLPAIMEYLQYIFIALGLALIAVSIGLALSEQSRAEEKTPPALDRDEGLSATERTPLLQDSSQHAPHR; translated from the exons AATGTGCAGATCGACCCCAGCAACAGCATGTCCTACACCATGTGGAAGGACATCCCTGTGCCCTTCTTCATGTCCGTCTACTTCTTCCACATCCTGAACCCTGAGGAGATTCTCCGTGGGGAGAAGCCCATGGTGGAGCAGAGAGGCCCGTACGTCTACAG ggAATACCGCCAGAAGCATAACATCACTTTCCATGACAACAAGACCGTGTCCTACAGGGAATACCGCCAGTACCACTTCTGGCGGAACATGTCTGTCGGGAACGAGTCGGATGTCGTCACGGTACCCAACATGCTGGTGCTG GGCGCCGCAGTGATGATGGAGGACatgccctactttgtcaggatCATGGTGAGCACCACCTTTAAGGCTTTTAAAGAAGGCCCTTTCCTCACAAAGACGGTGGGGGAGCTGATGTGGGGCTACGAAAGCAAGCTGGTGGATTTCCTCAAGCAGTACTTCCCCAACATGATGCCGGTCGAGGGGAAATTCGGCCTCTTTGCAGAA TTCAATAACTCCAACACAGGCCTGTTCACGGTGTTCACCGGAGTGGACGACATCAGGAAAGTTCATAAGGTCGACTCGTGGAATGGCCTGAAAGAG GTGAACTACTGGAACTCCAGGCAGTGCAACATGATTAACGGCACAGCTGGACAGATGTGGCCCCCCTTCATGACCAAGGAGACAACCCTTCCTTTCTATAGCCCTGACGCCTGCAG ATCCATGGACCTGGAGTACCAACGGCCCGGAGAGGTGGCTGGCATTCCCATTTTTCGCTACGTGGCGCCCAAGACCCTGTTCGCCAATGGCACCGACTACCCCCCCAACGAGGGCTTCTGCCCCTGCAGGCAGTCGGGCATCATGAACGTCAGCACCTGCAGACACG ACTCCCCTTCGTTCCTCTCCCACCCTCACTTCCTTAATGGCGACCCTGTCCTGCGGGAGTTCGTCCTCGGGCTGAGCCCCAGCGAGGAGGAGCACGGCCTCTTCATCGACATCCACCCC GAGACGGGCGTCCCTGTGAACGTGTCCATCAAGCTGCAGCTGAACCTGTTCATTAAGAGCGTGTCGGGCATCAC AGAGACGGGTAAAATCTCTCCGGTGGTCATTCCGATGCTGTGGTTTGCAGAG agTGGCTTCATTGAGGGATCGGTCCTGACCACCTTCTACAACAACCTCGTGCTCCTGCCCGCCATCATGGAGTACCTGCAGTACATCTTCATCGCGCTGGGCCTCGCCCTGATCGCGGTCTCCATCGGCCTGGCGCTCTCGGAGCAG AGCCGAGCCGAGGAGAAGACACCCCCAGCCCTGGACCGGGACGAAGGCCTTTCAGCTACGGAGAGAACCCCCCTGTTACAGGACTCATCCCAGCATGCTCCCCACCGATAG
- the ctu1 gene encoding cytoplasmic tRNA 2-thiolation protein 1, producing the protein MPVPCSHCQKSSAVLRRPKTGHSLCRPCFFWAFEEEVHQTIASARLFRPGETVGIGASGGKDSTVLAHVLKVLNERHGYGLNLILLSVDEGITGYRDDSLETVKRNQQQYDLPLKIVSYEELYGWTMDAIVKQVGLKNNCTFCGVFRRQALDRGAMMLGVDKICTGHNADDVAETVLMNFLRGDIARLRRCTAITTGSEGAIPRCKPLKYAYEKEIVLYAYFKKLDYFSTECVYSPNAYRGHARAFLKDLESVRPSAIVDVIHSGENLSVKEDVRMPVQGTCARCGYISSQRLCKACVLLEGLNRGLPKLGIGKHHRLHEKLLARQPLTEQEERKLRAEEF; encoded by the exons ATGCCCGTTCCCTGCAGCCACTGCCAGAAGAGCTCGGCGGTCCTCAGGCGCCCGAAGACGGGCCACTCGCTGTGCCGCCCCTGCTTCTTCTGGGCGTTCGAGGAGGAGGTGCACCAGACCATCGCCTCGGCCCGGCTCTTCCGCCCCGGGGAGACCGTCGGCATCGGGGCGTCGGGGGGCAAGGACTCCACCGTCCTGGCGCACGTCCTGAAGGTGCTGAACGAGCGCCACGGCTACGGCCTCAACCTCATCCTGCTGTCGGTGGACGAGGGCATCACCGGTTACCGCGACGACTCCCTGGAGACGGTGAAGAGGAACCAGCAGCAGTACGACCTGCCCCTCAAGATCGTGTCCTACGAGGAGCTGTACGGCTGGACCATGGACGCCATCGTGAAGCAGGTGGGGCTGAAGAACAACTGCACCTTCTGCGGGGTCTTCCGCCGGCAGGCCCTCGACAGGGGAGCCATGATGCTCGGAGTGGACAAGATCTGCACAG GACACAACGCGGATGACGTGGCGGAGACCGTCCTGATGAACTTCCTGCGCGGCGACATCGCCCGCCTGCGCCGCTGCACGGCCATCACGACGGGCAGCGAGGGCGCCATCCCGCGCTGCAAGCCCCTCAAGTACGCCTACGAGAAGGAGATCGTGCTCTACGCCTACTTCAAGAAGCTCGACTACTTCTCCACCGAGTGCGTGTACTCGCCCAACGCCTACCGCGGCCACGCCCGCGCCTTCCTGAAGGACCTGGAGTCGGTGCGGCCCAGCGCCATCGTGGACGTCATCCACTCGGGCGAGAACCTGTCCGTGAAGGAGGACGTGAGGATGCCGGTGCAGGGCACCTGCGCCCGCTGCGGGTACATCTCCAGCCAGCGGCTGTGCAAGGCCTGCGTCCTGCTGGAGGGCCTGAACCGCGGCCTGCCCAAGCTGGGCATCGGGAAGCACCACAGGCTGCACGAGAAGCTCTTGGCCCGCCAGCCGCTGACCGAGCAGGAGGAGAGGAAGCTCCGGGCGGAGGAGTTCTGA
- the LOC107079703 gene encoding uncharacterized protein isoform X3 — MESMEEFDRESPMVMTFCQLLSEDEFEEQGLSYTERALRDLFLTMERQPELCERVVRRRKQAELERGAVGTAIRAKFFSAVEGQMNRCNAVGGQELRQHVARLREEMEKVQLYAQEAKHAARRTSRRLQDRKRKMQDGGAPAVCPPPPPPAPPLPPSTPQPGAQTPLRDQANVRRGEFQVAATPDLLDSYGLSRLNRPGRRRPSGAADCPLLPSGRNSCVDPPAPPDLGDPHADIRTAILACNPLKRLKATGIERSPGGTPICTPRRSRLAGGQESSPASAFNTALLSKFRSAQSPAPGAPPADSPGSSCSDGSGFTTPPGSP, encoded by the exons ATGGAAAGCATGGAGGAGTTCGACAGAGAGAGCCCGATGGTCATGACCTTCTGCCAGCTGCTGTCGGAGGACGAGTTCGAGGAGCAGGGCTTGTCCTACACGGAGCGCGCCCTGCGCGACCTCTTCCTCACCATGGAGCGCCAGCCCGAGCTGTGCGAGCGCGTCGTGCGCCGCAGGAAGCAGGCGGAGCTGGAGCGCGGCGCCGTGGGCACTGCCATCAgg GCCAAGTTCTTCTCGGCGGTGGAGGGCCAGATGAACCGCTGTAACGCCGTGGGCGGGCAGGAGCTGCGGCAGCACGTGGCGCGGCTGCGGGAGGAGATGGAGAAGGTGCAGCTCTACGCCCAAG AGGCCAAGCACGCGGCCCGGAGGACCTCCCGGCGGCTGCAGGACAGGAAGCGGAAGATGCAGGATGGGGGGGCTCCGGCGGTGTGtcccccaccccctcctcctGCGCCCCCCCTGCCCCCCAGCACCCCACAGCCCGGGGCCCAGACTCCCCTGAGGGATCAGGCCAACGTCAGGAGG GGCGAGTTTCAGGTGGCCGCGACCCCCGACCTGCTGGACAGCTACGGCCTCTCCAGGCTCAACCGGCCAGGCAGGAG AAGGCCCAGTGGTGCTGCTGACTGTCCACTCCTCCCCTCTGGCCGAAACAGCTGTGTGGATCCGCCGGCCCCGCCAGATCTGGGTGACCCCCACGCCGACATCCGCACCGCGATTCTCGCCTGTAACCCCCTGAAGAGGCTGAAGGCGACGGGCATCGAGAG GTCTCCGGGAGGCACCCCGATCTGCACCCCCCGTAGGAGCCGGCTGGCCGGGGGCCAGGAGAGCTCCCCTGCCTCTGCCTTCAACACGGCGCTGCTGTCCAAGTTCAGGAGCGCCCAGAGCCCGGCTCCGGGGGCCCCCCCCGCCGACTCCCCGGGCAGCAGCTGCAGCGACGGCTCTGGGTTCACCACCCCCCCGGGATCACCCTGA
- the scarb1 gene encoding scavenger receptor class B member 1 isoform X2, translating to MVLSRTKLALGLGVSGVLTAVFGTILVFVGPIVIDQQIVKNVQIDPSNSMSYTMWKDIPVPFFMSVYFFHILNPEEILRGEKPMVEQRGPYVYREYRQKHNITFHDNKTVSYREYRQYHFWRNMSVGNESDVVTVPNMLVLGAAVMMEDMPYFVRIMVSTTFKAFKEGPFLTKTVGELMWGYESKLVDFLKQYFPNMMPVEGKFGLFAEFNNSNTGLFTVFTGVDDIRKVHKVDSWNGLKEVNYWNSRQCNMINGTAGQMWPPFMTKETTLPFYSPDACRSMDLEYQRPGEVAGIPIFRYVAPKTLFANGTDYPPNEGFCPCRQSGIMNVSTCRHDSPSFLSHPHFLNGDPVLREFVLGLSPSEEEHGLFIDIHPETGVPVNVSIKLQLNLFIKSVSGITETGKISPVVIPMLWFAESGFIEGSVLTTFYNNLVLLPAIMEYLQYIFIALGLALIAVSIGLALSEQDNQVNSSVNSSSHNEMQSEKFIGTNKSSKVIQEAHF from the exons AATGTGCAGATCGACCCCAGCAACAGCATGTCCTACACCATGTGGAAGGACATCCCTGTGCCCTTCTTCATGTCCGTCTACTTCTTCCACATCCTGAACCCTGAGGAGATTCTCCGTGGGGAGAAGCCCATGGTGGAGCAGAGAGGCCCGTACGTCTACAG ggAATACCGCCAGAAGCATAACATCACTTTCCATGACAACAAGACCGTGTCCTACAGGGAATACCGCCAGTACCACTTCTGGCGGAACATGTCTGTCGGGAACGAGTCGGATGTCGTCACGGTACCCAACATGCTGGTGCTG GGCGCCGCAGTGATGATGGAGGACatgccctactttgtcaggatCATGGTGAGCACCACCTTTAAGGCTTTTAAAGAAGGCCCTTTCCTCACAAAGACGGTGGGGGAGCTGATGTGGGGCTACGAAAGCAAGCTGGTGGATTTCCTCAAGCAGTACTTCCCCAACATGATGCCGGTCGAGGGGAAATTCGGCCTCTTTGCAGAA TTCAATAACTCCAACACAGGCCTGTTCACGGTGTTCACCGGAGTGGACGACATCAGGAAAGTTCATAAGGTCGACTCGTGGAATGGCCTGAAAGAG GTGAACTACTGGAACTCCAGGCAGTGCAACATGATTAACGGCACAGCTGGACAGATGTGGCCCCCCTTCATGACCAAGGAGACAACCCTTCCTTTCTATAGCCCTGACGCCTGCAG ATCCATGGACCTGGAGTACCAACGGCCCGGAGAGGTGGCTGGCATTCCCATTTTTCGCTACGTGGCGCCCAAGACCCTGTTCGCCAATGGCACCGACTACCCCCCCAACGAGGGCTTCTGCCCCTGCAGGCAGTCGGGCATCATGAACGTCAGCACCTGCAGACACG ACTCCCCTTCGTTCCTCTCCCACCCTCACTTCCTTAATGGCGACCCTGTCCTGCGGGAGTTCGTCCTCGGGCTGAGCCCCAGCGAGGAGGAGCACGGCCTCTTCATCGACATCCACCCC GAGACGGGCGTCCCTGTGAACGTGTCCATCAAGCTGCAGCTGAACCTGTTCATTAAGAGCGTGTCGGGCATCAC AGAGACGGGTAAAATCTCTCCGGTGGTCATTCCGATGCTGTGGTTTGCAGAG agTGGCTTCATTGAGGGATCGGTCCTGACCACCTTCTACAACAACCTCGTGCTCCTGCCCGCCATCATGGAGTACCTGCAGTACATCTTCATCGCGCTGGGCCTCGCCCTGATCGCGGTCTCCATCGGCCTGGCGCTCTCGGAGCAG GACAACCAGGTTAATAGCTCAGTAAACAGCTCGAGTCATAATGAGATGCAGTCCGAGAAATTTATCGGGACGAACAAGAGCAGCAAAGTCATACAAGAAGCCCATTTCTAG